ATAAACACTGAACTTTCTTAAAGTATTTAGCAGTATGTGTTTTGTCCACATTTCTCAGGTCAAGCGTGACAAGCTTGATAAGAAAGCATTTCCAGGCATATTTGTGGGATACAACTTAGTCTCCAAAGCATACAAAGTGTATCATCCACAAACAAAGAAGATATCAATTACAAGGGATGTACACTTCAATGAAGATGAGCAATGGGACTGGAAGAACCTTCATCATAGCACTCCTTCTGAAGATCAAATAGCTCCTCAATGGCAGAATGAACTAGAAGATGATCCTCCAGTTAGAGGCACAAGGCTGCTGTCAGACATCTATCAAAGATGCAACATTGCATTTTATGAACCTGCTGGATATGAAGAGGCACTCAAAGACAGCAAATGGAAAAAGGCCATGGAGGAGGAATTGTCAATGATTCAAACAAACAATACCTGGATATTAGTTGACAGACTTGAAGGCAGAAAATTTATAGGAGTGAAGTGGATATATCGAACAAAGCTGAATGGAGATAACTCCATCAACAAACACAAGGCCAGGCTTGTTGTTAAAGGGTATGCTTAGATTTTTGGTGTTGATTATTCTGACACGTTTGCACCTGTTGCTAGACTGGACACAATCAGATTGCTGCTAGCAATCTCAGCACAAAAGGGCTGGAAAGTGTTTCAGTTAGATGTAAAATTAGCCTTCTTAAATGgagttttataaaaagaaatatatgtgGAGCAGCCGGATGGATTTGTGATTCAAGGAGCAGAGGATAAGGTCTACCTTTTGCAAAAGGCTCTCTATGGGCTGAAGCAAGCTCCTAGAGCTTGGTACAGTCGGATTGATGAGCATTTGCTAAATTTAGGCTTTGTAAAAAGCTTATCCGAGGCCACTCTATATGTCAAACTGAAGGACAATGATGTTCTCATAATGTCCCTTTATTTTGATGACCTTTTGGTGATAGGAAGTAATGAATTGTTGGTTGAAGAATTCAAACAAGAAATGATGAATGTGTTTGAAATGACCGATCTTGGTCTTAtgactttttttcttggaatggaGGTCAAGCAAAGTCAAAATGAAGTCTTCATCTGCCAGAAGAAATATGCAAAggaaatattgaagaaatttcaGATGGAAGAGTGTAAAGCAACCAGCACACCAATGAACCAAAAGGAAAAGCTAAGCAAGAATGATGGGGCAGATAAAGTTGATGAAGGATACTTTAGAAGCATGATTGGATGCTTAATGTATCTTACAACAACAAGGCCTGATATTCTATTTGTTGTAAGTCTCTTATCTCGTTTTATGCATGATGCTAGTGAATTACATTTAAGAGCAACAAAGAGAATATTGAGGTATGTTAAAGGGATTGTCAGCTACGGGGTAAAATTTGAGAAGTGTCAAAGCTTCAAGTTGTATGGATTTTCAGATAGTGACTGGGCTGGTTCCCTTGATGATATGAGAAGCACTTCAGGATATTGTTTTAATCTCGGTTCTGGAGTTTTCTCTTGGTGTTCAAAGAAGCAGGAGATTGTAGCACAATCCACGGCTGAAGCAGAATTTATTGCAGCCACAGCAGCTGTAAACCAGGCTCTATagcttaaaaaaatcttaagtgaTTTGTCAATGGAGGAAAGAGAACTAACAGAGATTTCAGTAGACAATCAAGCTACTATTGCAATCTCTTATAATCCGGTATTTCATGGGAAGACTAAGCACTTCAACattaagctttattttttacGGGAAGTTTAGAAAAATGGtgatattaagttaatttattgcaAGTCTAAAGATCAACTTGCTGACTTATTTACCAAACCACTTCCAGTAAGTAGGTTTGAGTATCTAAGGAAAATGTTAGGAGTTTGCACTTCTTAAAACAAGAAGGAGTGTTGAAGTTTGCTTCAAGAAGCTACAgtcaaagattttgtttttcagtttaAATTTTCCTGCAATAATAATAGCTTGTCCTAGTCTTTAGGGATTTGTTAAATCTGTTAGTTTGTTAACAGATCATGgctttattttagctttttcaGTTGTATTTTGATTCTATAAATACGTACGAGATTGCTGTCAACAATAAGCAATTCTGTTTAATTCATTCTTAATAAAAGAGTGcagtatcaatattattttcttttctattctcttgtttttcaaaCACACTTCAAACTCCAGCAACTACAAGAAACACTTTCGTTAGATTTCTTGCTAATAAAACAGTAAACAACAGCCACTGTTCAGATTAAATTCTGGAAATCTTATTTGTTGTTTCactgttttttaattcaaacacGATACTAAGGCAAATCCATGGAATACCCCCTACAAAAGATAGTCACTATGTAACTTTATTACATTGGAAAAGACTATGTTATAGACCCTTTTTTTTCAGTGGCGGAGAAAggattccatttttttttttatttttttattgccaatAGGACTTGTagttttcaagaaaagaaaatttaacaaTCTGTGGAAAGAGGATACTGGCAATATCTGGAGTTTTTCATGCAGAGGAAGAACCTCTCATAGGCTGAGGCCATTTTAGTCGCAGTGAACATGGAGAGAGCGTACTCCTTGCAGGCCATGCCTTTGTTCCGCCACACGTTAGGTCCATCTCTTATTGTCACCTCCAAGGCCTCAACAAACGATTTCACATTGGGCGAAAATGTGTATCCGAGTTCTTCCTTCACCACCACTGTTCCAATTATGCTTGGATAATTGGGGGTCAGAACTGGCTTCCCACAATGCATTGCTTCGATTAGTGTAAGATCAAGCCCTTGAGGTCTTAATGTGGGGTTGACAAACACATCAAGCGCGTTGTAGAATTCAGACAGTTGAGAGGAATCCATGGCACCTAAGATCTTGACATTAGGGCCTAACTGAGCATACCTCTTCCCCCATGGGCCTGACCCTGCCACAAGAAGAAACACACCAGGATGGCGTTTGATGATCAATGAGAAGGCCTCGTGCAGGAGTGGATGCCCTTTGTCCCTAACCAGCCGCCCCGCAACTCCGATCACAAGGCTCCCATTGTCAGGGACGCCGTGTCTTCTTCTAAACCTTGCACCGGCGTCTGGGTCGTGCACAAATTTGGTACTGTCCACCCCATTTAGTATGACATGAACATTTCTGAAGGGCAGCTGGTAGACGCTGACTAATACCTCACCAGCACTGTGGCTTATACAGACATGTTGTTTGTAGCTTGAGAAGAATCTGATCTCGTCAAGAAGCCGTGGCATTGCTTCTTGAAGCTCTGTCATGGGGCCCGGCAAAGCTCCATCTGGATTTGTAAATAGCTCCTCAAATAATTTTGAGTGCATGATTTCGTACCAAATCCCATGCCATGTTACAGCCACGTTAGGCAGCAGTTTAGCCCTCC
This is a stretch of genomic DNA from Populus alba chromosome 11, ASM523922v2, whole genome shotgun sequence. It encodes these proteins:
- the LOC118035060 gene encoding uncharacterized protein; amino-acid sequence: MGLKYQASKSSSSSNLFSVRYSTILTLAFLCSSCFLFISMLRYSQEPSVLADKDSFNGDLRDVKFAWNKLCFGPTFEKLKLAVFSKTWPIGAGPGGMERHASTLYHALAARGHEIHVFTAPSDRKPHLDIHEGNLHVYFAANDHGSVNCSLAFEIFNKINANGEFDYVHTESVSLPHWRAKLLPNVAVTWHGIWYEIMHSKLFEELFTNPDGALPGPMTELQEAMPRLLDEIRFFSSYKQHVCISHSAGEVLVSVYQLPFRNVHVILNGVDSTKFVHDPDAGARFRRRHGVPDNGSLVIGVAGRLVRDKGHPLLHEAFSLIIKRHPGVFLLVAGSGPWGKRYAQLGPNVKILGAMDSSQLSEFYNALDVFVNPTLRPQGLDLTLIEAMHCGKPVLTPNYPSIIGTVVVKEELGYTFSPNVKSFVEALEVTIRDGPNVWRNKGMACKEYALSMFTATKMASAYERFFLCMKNSRYCQYPLSTDC